From Polynucleobacter sp. JS-JIR-II-b4, a single genomic window includes:
- a CDS encoding pyridoxal phosphate-dependent aminotransferase, with translation MKPILKSQKLDNVCYDIRGPVLELAQRMEEEGHKIIKLNIGNVGVFGFDPPEEIQLDMIRNLSNASAYSDSKGIFAARKAIMQYCQEKGIQGVTLDDVYTGNGVSELIVLSMNALLNDGDEVLVPTPDYPLWTAAVSLSSGTPVHYLCDESKEWAPDLSDLRKKITPRTKAIVVINPNNPTGAIYSKEVLLELTQIAREHGLILFADEIYDKMLYDGEKHLSLASLSTDVVIITFNGLSKNYRSCGYRAGWMVVSGDKEMVRDYIEGLNMLASMRLCANVPGQYAIQTALGGYQSINDLVGEGGRLAKQRDLAWKLITDIPGVTCVKPKSALYLFPKLDPEVYPIEDDQQFVADLLKEEKVLLVQGSGFNWGKPDHFRVVFLPHEDVLKEAISRLARFLERYRNKHSRKASSTAAKAS, from the coding sequence GTGAAACCGATCCTAAAGTCCCAAAAGCTCGATAACGTCTGTTATGACATACGTGGGCCGGTGCTTGAGCTTGCTCAGCGCATGGAGGAAGAGGGCCACAAAATCATCAAATTAAACATCGGAAACGTAGGGGTTTTCGGTTTTGATCCCCCTGAAGAGATTCAGTTGGACATGATTCGCAATTTAAGCAACGCGTCAGCTTATTCGGATTCCAAGGGAATCTTTGCTGCTCGCAAAGCCATCATGCAGTATTGCCAAGAAAAGGGCATTCAAGGCGTGACCTTGGATGATGTCTATACCGGCAATGGTGTTTCTGAACTCATCGTTCTGTCGATGAATGCACTCTTAAATGATGGTGATGAGGTATTGGTCCCAACACCAGATTACCCGCTTTGGACTGCTGCAGTCAGTTTGTCGAGTGGCACACCAGTGCACTATCTTTGTGATGAATCCAAAGAGTGGGCGCCAGATTTAAGCGATCTTCGTAAAAAAATTACACCGCGTACCAAAGCGATTGTGGTGATTAATCCAAACAATCCTACTGGTGCGATTTACTCTAAAGAAGTATTGCTTGAGTTAACTCAAATTGCTCGTGAGCATGGTTTGATTTTGTTTGCGGATGAGATTTACGACAAGATGCTGTACGACGGCGAGAAGCATCTCTCATTAGCTTCTTTGTCTACCGATGTAGTCATTATTACCTTCAATGGCCTTTCTAAAAATTACCGTTCCTGCGGCTACCGTGCTGGCTGGATGGTGGTTTCAGGCGATAAAGAAATGGTCCGTGACTATATCGAGGGCCTCAATATGTTGGCCTCAATGCGCTTGTGTGCGAACGTGCCAGGTCAGTATGCGATTCAAACAGCATTGGGTGGTTACCAAAGTATTAATGATTTAGTGGGTGAGGGCGGTCGCCTTGCAAAGCAACGTGATCTTGCATGGAAACTCATAACTGATATTCCAGGCGTGACTTGCGTGAAACCAAAATCTGCTTTGTATTTATTTCCAAAGCTAGATCCTGAGGTTTATCCAATTGAAGATGATCAACAATTTGTTGCTGATCTTTTAAAAGAAGAAAAAGTATTGTTAGTGCAGGGCTCCGGTTTTAACTGGGGCAAACCTGATCACTTCCGTGTAGTGTTCTTGCCTCACGAAGATGTGCTCAAGGAGGCTATTAGCCGCCTTGCTCGTTTTCTGGAGCGTTATCGTAATAAGCACAGCCGTAAGGCTTCTTCAACTGCAGCAAAGGCATCATGA
- a CDS encoding Mth938-like domain-containing protein: MKLQSDPHSGANTITGYGDGYVEINKIPYDHAVLLSSDGAISNWSAQTFDSLEASHFAQMVDLKPELILIGTGSRQRFPKPELLKSLIEAKIGFEIMDSQAACRTYNILVGEGRQVVLALIVEPT, encoded by the coding sequence TTGAAGCTTCAATCTGACCCCCATTCCGGAGCGAATACGATCACTGGCTATGGCGATGGCTACGTAGAGATCAATAAGATCCCTTACGACCATGCAGTCCTACTCAGCTCGGACGGCGCCATCTCTAACTGGTCTGCGCAAACATTTGATAGCTTAGAAGCCAGTCATTTCGCGCAAATGGTTGATTTAAAACCAGAATTAATCCTCATCGGGACCGGTAGCCGTCAGCGCTTTCCCAAGCCAGAACTCCTTAAATCCTTGATTGAGGCCAAAATTGGCTTTGAAATCATGGATTCTCAAGCCGCCTGCCGCACCTACAACATCCTAGTCGGCGAGGGTCGTCAGGTCGTGCTTGCCCTGATTGTGGAACCTACTTAA